From Prosthecobacter vanneervenii:
CATCTCTCTCGGTGGTATGCGGTGTGTAAATCACATCGCCCACCTGCGCGGCCTGCGCCGTCTGCGGTTGCACCCGTTCCACGCCCTTGCTCACACCCGGCCCATGTCGGCGGCTCACCTCGGGGATCGCACATTGCAGCGCATAGCTGGTGAAGGACGAGCACACCGTCCCATAAAAGCTCGCCGCATTCGCCGTCTTGCCCGCCAGACTTTGAGTATAAAGAACACTCAGCGGGTTTTCGACCGCCGCCAGAAACGTCCGCAGATTGATGTCAAAGCCGATGTAGCGCCCATCCGCCTTCACACTGGAGTAGGGCACTCCCGTGTATTCCTTTCCCTTCTCAAAAAACCCGCCGTTCCGCTCCGGCATCGTCCCCGCCACCGGCGTCCATCTCACCTGCGAAAGAAGATGCGCATGCTCCGCCGCCGATGCCTGCCAGGAAGCTGCCGGGGCTGTCGCGGAAGGTTTCGACACGTCTTCGGCCCGCGCGGCGCAGAGAACGAGTGAAGCTGCGGCAAAAAGGCAAAGCTGAAACGGTGGCGCAAACATAAGGCGGAGCGGATGGCGATCTAGAAAACAGCGACCAAGCTTCAAACTATCGCACTCCCGTATGGAAAGACGATTTCAGAAGTCATCTCTGCGGTCTTCTAATCTCTTGCGTTGCTAAATCAGTGCTTCTCCAAGCGTTCCTCTCACCCTCATGACCCGCCTCACCTTCCTCGCCCTCGCTCTCTTCAGTCTCGTCGCCCCGCTCCTCCACGCCGCAGACTCTCCGGTGTATGAACTCCGCATCTACACCTGCAACGAAGGCAAGCTTGATGCCCTCCTCGCCCGCTTCCGCGACCACACCTGCAAGCTCTTCGAAAAGCATGGCATGAAAAACATCGGCTACTGGGTGCCGGTGGATGAGGAAAACGGCTCCAAGACCACCCTCATCTACGTGTTGGAGCACAAAAGCCGTGATGCCGCCAAGGAGAGCTTCAAAGCCTTTGGCGCAGACCCCGAATGGCAGGCGGCACGGAAGGCCAGCGAGGAAGGCGGCAAGATCCTGGCCAAGGCACCGGAGTCCATCTTCATGACCCCCACGGACTACTCCCCGCCGGTGGCCATCACCAAAGCCGGCAAGCCGCGTGTCTTTGAAATGCGCACCTACACCTGCAACGACGGCAAGCTCGACGCGCTCAATGCCCGCTTCCGCGACCATACCTGCAAGCTCTTCGAGAAGCACGGCATGACCAACCTCGCCTACTGGACGCCCACCGATGCCGACAAGGGCGCTGGCAAAAAGCTCATCTACATCCTGGCCCACGACAGCAAGGAGGCCGGCCTGGCTTCCTTCACCGCCTTCCGCGCCGACCCCGATTGGGTCAAGGCCAAGGCCGCCAGCGAAGCCGCCAACGGCGGCTCCCTGACCATCATGCCGCAGTCCGAAGGCGTGAAGAGCGTCTATATGAAGGCCACGGATTTCTCGCCGATTCAGTAAGTGCGTAATAGCTGCGCCCGTGCGCCCGTATGCTGCGGGCCATGATCTCGCTCCGCACGCTCTGCCTCGCCCTCTTTGCCACCTCCCTCCATGCCGCCACGCCCACCTTTGAATGGGTGGCCGGCGGCGGCGGGGCCAAGAGCGACAAGACCCGCGCCGTCACCTTTGACCGCGAGGGCAATGTCTTCATGGCCGGCGAGACCACGGACGACGGCACCTTCGGCGACCAGAAACGCACCGGCCTGGGCAGCACGGATTTCTTTCTGACCAAGCTGTCAAAGGACGGCAAGTTCCTCTGGGTCCGCAGCCTCGGCGGCAGCCTGGTGGACCGCGGCTACGGCGTCGCCTGTGATGCCGCCGGGAACGCCTACGTCACCGGCCACTATCAGAGCACCGACGCCCAGGCCAATGGCCAGACCCTGCCCAATGCCGGCGACTACGATGTCTTCATTGCCAAATACGACACAAAAGGAGCGCTTATTTGGATCAAAACCGCCGGCGGAAAAGGCTACGATTACGGCCACGGCATCGTCGTCGATTCCAAGGGAGACATCGTCGTGACCGGCTCAGTGGCCGGGGAGTCGAAGTTTGGAGACACTATCGTCAATGCTGGGAGCACCACCCGCCCCATCTTCTGCGCCAAGTATGACGCCGCAGGAAATCTGAAGTGGGTGAAGACCACAGGCGGCAAGTTTTCCGGCAGCGGTCATGGCCTGGGCGTCGATGGCACAGACTCTCTATATATAGGAGGCAGCGGCGGCGGCGAGGGAGCCATGGATGGCGTGACGCTGCAATCAAAGGCACAGGCTGGCATCGTACTGAAGCTCACCCCCGAGGGCACAGCCGTCTGGGCCGCCTTCCTGCCGGGAGTACCGAGTGCAGGCTTCCACGAGATCGCCGTGGACACCGCAGGCCGCACCTGGTGCGCAGGCATGTTTAAAGGCGTGCTCAACGGCGGCCCCGTACACTCCACCGGAGACAAGGACAACGACGGTGTGCTCGCCCACTTCAGCCCTGAGGGCAAACTCCTCTGGAGCCACGTCCTGCAAGGCCCTGCAACTGACTACTGCCTCGGCGTAGCCACGGACAACACCGGCCGCTGCTTCGTCACGGGCGAGTTTTCAGAGACCGCCACCTTTGTCGGGCAGACACTCAAGACCCAGGGCGCCACAGACATTTTTACCGCTGCTTTTGACGAAAAAGGCGGCCTCGAATGGCTCCTGCCGACCGGCGGAGCCAAGGGGGACAACGCCTACTGCATGGCCTGGCACCCCTCCGGAAGGCTGATTTTTTCGGGTGCCTGTGTCGCACCTGCGACATTCGGCAGCCAGACTATGACCTCTCCCGGCGGAGCGGAGGCTTACGGGGCGGTTTTGCTTTTAAAGTGACACAGTGGCGCTAAAATAGCCCCTGAAAGAGTCCAAACGGTCGTTTTCGGCCCCAGCGGGCTACAAATCCCCGCGTTGACAGGGGTGTCGAACTCGACACCCTGCGCGCCCCCCAACCCGGACCCCCATTCGGAAGGGCGCGCCCCAACAACCAACCCCACTGATTGAATCCAACCATCCTTCTGTGCTTTGCTGCCATGTGCGTTTCCGCTGCTGCGGAAGAAGTAGTTAAAAGCTCCTCCTCAACCACAACCCCAGCTGGCACTCCAGGCCAGGTCATCGCAGGCGTCAAAACCACCGCCTACACCCACGACGAAGGCGACCACATCGAATACGGCGCGCGCACTGCCGCCGGCACCCCGCTCAGGCATGGGCAGATCCGCAGCGCCGCTGCAGACTGGTCCATCTACCCGGTGGGCACGGTGTTTCAGATCAAGGGAGACCCCTCCCTCTACGTCGTGGATGACTACGGTTCCGCCCTCGTGGGCACCCGCACCATCGACCTCTACAAGCCCACCCAGGGCATGATGCACAGCTGGGGCACCCGCCACGTGACCATCCACGTGCTCAAGTGGGGTTCCTTCTCACGCAGCCTCGCCATTCTGAAGCCTCGTGCCTACAAAGCCTGGCACGTGCGCGAGATGGTGGCCCGCATCCAGAGCCGCCCGGCATAACCCAATCCCCCAAAACCTGAATCCAGGTTGAGCCACGCAGGCCGTCTGTCGGTCGCGTGGCTTTTTGTTGCTCACAGGCCGCAGGTGCGAGCCTCTTTTCTCTCGCCTTTCTCAGCAGCCTTCGGCTAGGGTTTACGTTTTCTCCCCATGGAAACCCCGCTCTCGCCCCTCGACTTCGCCCGCCGTGCCCGCCGCCTGTATGCCGACCGCGAGGCTGTGGTAGATGGAGACCGCCGCTTCACCTACCGCGAGTTCTTTGAGCGCTGCGACCGCTGGTCGGGGGCGCTGCAGAAACTGGGAGTAAAGCCCGGCGAACGTGTGGCTACCATCGCGCCGAACACGCATGCGCATCTGGAGGCATTTTACGCCATCCCGCAGATCGGAGCCGTCATTGTGCCGATCAATTTCCGCCTCACCGCCGCCGACTTTGCCTACATTCTGAATCACAGTGGTGCTCGCGTCGTCTGCGTGCATGTGGATTACCTCGATGCGGTGGATTCCATTCGTGCCCAGGTGCCTGGGGTAGAGCACTTTGTGGCGCTATCAGGGGAAAAGGCGGGCTGGACGAGCTATGAGGCGCTGCTGGCGGCCTCCGCGCCCGAATTCACCGCCGCCGAGATCAGCGAGACGGACATGATCGCGCTGA
This genomic window contains:
- a CDS encoding 3D domain-containing protein — encoded protein: MNPTILLCFAAMCVSAAAEEVVKSSSSTTTPAGTPGQVIAGVKTTAYTHDEGDHIEYGARTAAGTPLRHGQIRSAAADWSIYPVGTVFQIKGDPSLYVVDDYGSALVGTRTIDLYKPTQGMMHSWGTRHVTIHVLKWGSFSRSLAILKPRAYKAWHVREMVARIQSRPA
- a CDS encoding SBBP repeat-containing protein; this encodes MISLRTLCLALFATSLHAATPTFEWVAGGGGAKSDKTRAVTFDREGNVFMAGETTDDGTFGDQKRTGLGSTDFFLTKLSKDGKFLWVRSLGGSLVDRGYGVACDAAGNAYVTGHYQSTDAQANGQTLPNAGDYDVFIAKYDTKGALIWIKTAGGKGYDYGHGIVVDSKGDIVVTGSVAGESKFGDTIVNAGSTTRPIFCAKYDAAGNLKWVKTTGGKFSGSGHGLGVDGTDSLYIGGSGGGEGAMDGVTLQSKAQAGIVLKLTPEGTAVWAAFLPGVPSAGFHEIAVDTAGRTWCAGMFKGVLNGGPVHSTGDKDNDGVLAHFSPEGKLLWSHVLQGPATDYCLGVATDNTGRCFVTGEFSETATFVGQTLKTQGATDIFTAAFDEKGGLEWLLPTGGAKGDNAYCMAWHPSGRLIFSGACVAPATFGSQTMTSPGGAEAYGAVLLLK
- a CDS encoding NIPSNAP family protein, producing MTRLTFLALALFSLVAPLLHAADSPVYELRIYTCNEGKLDALLARFRDHTCKLFEKHGMKNIGYWVPVDEENGSKTTLIYVLEHKSRDAAKESFKAFGADPEWQAARKASEEGGKILAKAPESIFMTPTDYSPPVAITKAGKPRVFEMRTYTCNDGKLDALNARFRDHTCKLFEKHGMTNLAYWTPTDADKGAGKKLIYILAHDSKEAGLASFTAFRADPDWVKAKAASEAANGGSLTIMPQSEGVKSVYMKATDFSPIQ